GAGCGGGAGAGCCCGTGCGGCGACGGGCGGTAAGAATAGAGGCGCGCGATGCGCCCCGTGGTGGGGAAATCCCCCTATCTCCACCAACTGAGTCCTGAGGCGCCGATCCGGCGCCTTTCTTCTTGGGCGCGCCAGGCCGGGGCCGGGGGCGCCTTGTGAGGGCGATCCTGAATTTGTTAGCCTGCCGTGGGGCCCCCGTAGCTCAGGCGGATAGAGCAGCGGTTTCCTAAACCGCGTGTCGCAGGTTCGAGTCCTGCCGGGGGTACCATCCTCGTCCGTCGTCCAGCGATCCGTCCGCCTGCGAGTCGCCGTCAGGAAAGGCCTTCGCGAGCTGTACCTTGGGGTCTCGGCCTATCCGTCTGACCCCTGTGTAGTATGGTGATGTTATTCAGTGTTCGCCCGCGTTGACGAGAGGCGCGTCGCGAACCGGACCCTTGGACGACATTAGGGCTGAGCGAAGGATGGCGAAGAAGCAGCGCGAGGAAGAACGAAGGGCCCAGATACTCTGGGCGGCGATCCAGTGCGTGGCCGAACTCGGCATCGAGGGAGCCACGATGAAAAAGATCGCCGAGCGAGCCGGTGTAAGCACCGGCATGATCACCTACTACTTCAGAAGCAAGAACGACCTGATGAAGAACGCGCTCGCGTTCGGCCACTCAATGGTGGGGGAGAGGTCACGCAGGCTCCGTGAAGGGAATCGGTCGCGTGAATTCCTGCCCACTCTCTTCGAGGTCAGCCTCGTCGACGACGCTCCATCGGTGCCGCCCCTCAGCTTTTGGATCGAGTATTGGGCTCACGCGTCCCGGGACAGTGAGCTCAAGGACTTCAGGGCGGAACGAATCGCGCGGTTTCGCCAGACAATCGCCGAGGCCGTCAAGGGCGGAATCCAAGCCGGCCGCTATCGAGAAAGCCTGGACCCCCTCCTGGCAGCCGACCTCTTGCAGGCCGTACTCGATGGCCTCCAGCTCAAGGTCGCGCTGGACTCCGCGACCGTCTCGAGGTCGAGGGCGATGAAGGTCGTTCGGTTCCTGCTCCATCTCATGGCTGTGGAGTCACCGCCCGAAGAGCAGCCAGTGGCGCCGGGCACGCGCCCCAACGGCTCGACCCTAAGCTAGATTGCCTTGGCCTAGCGGAGCGCTGCGCTCGCATGCGAGCAGGAGTTGACAAAAAAACGAACGGCCATTATAAATCTGCTCATTTGACAAGGGCGCTTTTCGCTACAGCTGTTGCGGCGAGATGGGAGGGAGCCTCGGTGAGCACGACAGGATATTGGAGCCGTTATGTGAGCGAGCGACTGACCCGCCGGCGCGCGCTGAGAGGCGCGGCGGCCGCTGGGGGTGCTGTGGCCACGCTGAGCCTTGCAGGCTGTGGTGGCGGCGATGAGGGTGGGCAAGCCACGGCCGACCCGAGCGGCCTCTTGACGTCGCCGGTGGACACGTCGGCTCAGGCCAAGACCGGCGGGGTTCTCAAGCACTTCGATACCGCCGACGTAACCACGTTCGACCCGATCGCGACGACTTCGTTTTCCGCCCAGGCCCGGATTGCCGCTTACACGTACCCGCGAATGGTGAAGTTCAAGACGGCAAAGTTTCCGGACTTCGCGACCGGAGAAGTCGAAGGGGACCTGGCGGAATCGTTTGAGATTTCCGGGGATAAGCTTCAGGTTACATTTAGGCTGCGGCAGGGCCTGAAGTGGGACCAGAGGGCGCCGACCAGCGGGCGAGCCATCGACGCTCAGGACGTAATGGCGACCTGGGCGCGGTACTCACGAATTAGCACGTCACGTGGCAACCTGGTTTACGACGCAACATCGGCGCCAACAGCGCCGGTCGAGTCCATGACCAGCCCTGACGCCCGCACCATCGTACTCAAGCTGAAGCAACCGGACGCGTCACTCCTGCCCCTGTTCGGCTGGCGCTCGTTCTACGTCATGCCTCGGGAGGCCGACGGCGGGTTTGACCCTAAGGGCGAGACGCGCGGCTACGGGCCCTGGCTCCTTACGGAGTACAGCCCCGGCACGCTTCGGGTGTGGACGAAGAACCCGGACTACTATGTCAAGGGCCGTCCCTACATGGACAAGGTCGAGGTACCCATCCTCCCCGAGTATGCAACCAGGCTTGCCCAGTTCAAGGCGGGGAATATCTACACGTCCGTCGTGCAGCCGGATGACGTCATCCAGACCAAAAAGGACCTATCCCAAACCGAGCTGCGGCAGAATGAGAGCTACTCCACGGTGCCTTCCGACCTCGGCTTCGGCTTCAGCGGGGACTCCCCGTGGAAAGACGAGAGGCTGCGCCAGGCCGTTTCCCTGCTCCTGGACCGCGAGCTGATGATCGACACGCTTGGAGGGAGGGAGAAATTCAAGCAGCAGGGCATCGACCTTCCGGCGCGCTATCACTCTGTGATCGGCGCTGGCTGGGACGGGTACTGGATGGACCCCAAGGACGAGAAGAAGTTTGGCTCCAACGCGAAGTTCTACAGATACGACGTGGCTGAGGCAAAGAAGCTCATGGCTGCGGCCGGCTTCGCCAACGGGCTGGAGACGACTCTCTTCTTCAACGGTGGGACGAACTACGGCGCCACCTACACACGCGCGGCCGAGGTTGTCGCCGGCCTCCTCAGTGACGGCGGGATCCGTACAAAGCTCGGACCCAAGGAGTATCAGAACGACTGGCTTCCGAACTACCATTACGCGTACTGCCTCCAATGGAGGGCCGGAAAGCCAATTGTCGGCTTTGACGGCATCGCCTACCGGGCAGTGTCCGGCTATCCGACGGTCGCCTCACAGATCTTCCAGAACCTGCATCGCGACGGGGCTGAGTTCGAGGGGGCGACCGTTGACGGCCGAAATCCCGAGCAGGGAGACCCGGAAGTCAACAACGCGATCGAGCGTATCAAGCGCGAGTTCGACATCAAGAAGCAGCAGGAGCTGGCGCAAGACTTCCAGCGCATGATGGCGAAAAAAGCCTATTCCATCCCGAACCTGCCGTACGCAATCCTGGGCTTCACCGTGAACTGGCCCGTAATCGGGAACATGGGCGTGTACCGGAGCTGGCCCGGCGGTGCCGGGAGCATCACGGAGTCGAACCTGGAGTGGTGGATCGACGACCGCCGGCCGCCGCTCGGGCGGGCGTAGTGGCCTCCAGGCGGACCTGAGGAGAAAGACGATGCCGGTTGACTTCACGAAGCAGGGAAGGGTGGCGGTGATCTCCATCAACCGCCCAGAGAAGCTGAACGCCCTCGACGGGCCGACGAGTAGCGAGGTCAACCGCCTTCTCCAGGAGGTCGACAATGACCCTGAAATTTGGGTGGGAATCGTTACGAGCGCGGGGGACCGGGCCTTTTCGGCTGGCGCCGACCTCAAGACTATGCACCGCGTACGCGCGCCCGGGGAAGCTCGACCAGGCTGGCAGGCCTGGCGGGCGGGCGGATACGCCGGCGGCCTCGAGGTGAGCAAGCCCCTCATCGCTTCCATCCACGGCTACTGCCTTGCGGGTGGGCTCGAGCTGGCCCTGATGTGCGACGTGCGCGTGGCTACCGAGGACTCGCAGTTCGGGACGCCCGAGGTGAAGTGGAACATTCTTCATGGCTACGGGGCGATAAGGACTCTAGACTTCATGTCTATGTCGCAGGCCATGTACCTGCTGCTGACCGGCGAGTTTATCGATGCGCGCAAGGCGCTCGAATGGGGCCTCATCACTGAGGTAGTTCCCCGCGGCGAGGACTTGAAGCGGAGCCTCGAAATCGCCGAGCGAATATGCGAGAACGGCCCAATTGCTGTCCGGATGACGAAGGAGCTCGTGAAGCGGGGCAGGGAGATGGCGCTCCATGACGCTCTCCGGCTTTACCGGGAGTTCAACCGGATACTAAACGAGATGGACGACACCCGAGAGGGCAATCTGGCCTTCGCCGAGCGACGTAAGCCCAACTTCACGGGCCAGTAGCCTTCTTCGAGCGCTGCCGGTGATAGTCGACTTCAGGGTGACCGTACCAGCGTCCGAACGCTTGCCGACCGGAGACGCGCCGAGGGGCGGCGGCTACATGGCCAACTACGGACGCGTCTATCAGGGCAGCCGCGGCGGAGGCCGGACAGTGGAGGACCTCCTGGCCAGCATGGAGGAGGCCGGAGTGACCCATGCCGTGCTGCAGGCTGAGTGGGCCTCGGGAGACTTCCGCACGCTGAACGAAGCAGCGTTGCGCATAGCGCATGGCCATCCGGACCGTTTCACCCCTTTCATCACAGTCAACCCGGGCGATTACGTCGACATGGTGGAGGTAATCAAAGAAGGCCACG
This DNA window, taken from Dehalococcoidia bacterium, encodes the following:
- a CDS encoding TetR/AcrR family transcriptional regulator; translated protein: MAKKQREEERRAQILWAAIQCVAELGIEGATMKKIAERAGVSTGMITYYFRSKNDLMKNALAFGHSMVGERSRRLREGNRSREFLPTLFEVSLVDDAPSVPPLSFWIEYWAHASRDSELKDFRAERIARFRQTIAEAVKGGIQAGRYRESLDPLLAADLLQAVLDGLQLKVALDSATVSRSRAMKVVRFLLHLMAVESPPEEQPVAPGTRPNGSTLS
- a CDS encoding ABC transporter substrate-binding protein, with the protein product MSERLTRRRALRGAAAAGGAVATLSLAGCGGGDEGGQATADPSGLLTSPVDTSAQAKTGGVLKHFDTADVTTFDPIATTSFSAQARIAAYTYPRMVKFKTAKFPDFATGEVEGDLAESFEISGDKLQVTFRLRQGLKWDQRAPTSGRAIDAQDVMATWARYSRISTSRGNLVYDATSAPTAPVESMTSPDARTIVLKLKQPDASLLPLFGWRSFYVMPREADGGFDPKGETRGYGPWLLTEYSPGTLRVWTKNPDYYVKGRPYMDKVEVPILPEYATRLAQFKAGNIYTSVVQPDDVIQTKKDLSQTELRQNESYSTVPSDLGFGFSGDSPWKDERLRQAVSLLLDRELMIDTLGGREKFKQQGIDLPARYHSVIGAGWDGYWMDPKDEKKFGSNAKFYRYDVAEAKKLMAAAGFANGLETTLFFNGGTNYGATYTRAAEVVAGLLSDGGIRTKLGPKEYQNDWLPNYHYAYCLQWRAGKPIVGFDGIAYRAVSGYPTVASQIFQNLHRDGAEFEGATVDGRNPEQGDPEVNNAIERIKREFDIKKQQELAQDFQRMMAKKAYSIPNLPYAILGFTVNWPVIGNMGVYRSWPGGAGSITESNLEWWIDDRRPPLGRA
- a CDS encoding enoyl-CoA hydratase-related protein; translated protein: MPVDFTKQGRVAVISINRPEKLNALDGPTSSEVNRLLQEVDNDPEIWVGIVTSAGDRAFSAGADLKTMHRVRAPGEARPGWQAWRAGGYAGGLEVSKPLIASIHGYCLAGGLELALMCDVRVATEDSQFGTPEVKWNILHGYGAIRTLDFMSMSQAMYLLLTGEFIDARKALEWGLITEVVPRGEDLKRSLEIAERICENGPIAVRMTKELVKRGREMALHDALRLYREFNRILNEMDDTREGNLAFAERRKPNFTGQ